In Saccharothrix violaceirubra, the following are encoded in one genomic region:
- a CDS encoding (2,3-dihydroxybenzoyl)adenylate synthase, with amino-acid sequence MLDGCTTWPADLAARYVRDGLWRGQDLGGLPRRWAERSGGKTALVHGETRLSYRELADRIDRTAAGFADRGIAPGDRVVVQLPNTPDFVIVVFALFRVGAKPVFSLASHRANEIRHLLSLSGAVAYVVPGVHRGFDHDALAALMLAEVPTLRQVFTTGDAGFTTLSEVDAEPQAPRSNDPSDVAFFLLSGGTTALPKLIPRTHDDYAYQTRAVAEVCGVTADDVYLAALPVEFNFTWGCPGVIGTFGVGGTVVLAADPGAEDSFRLVERERVTFTSLVPTVAHLWLEEREWSTADLSSLRFVQIGGARLQPGLAARIEPELGARLQQVFGMAEGLLSMTRADDDLDAVVHTQGHPISPADEIRIVDENDREVPAGVAGELLTRGPYTLRGYYRADEHNKRAFTADGFYRSGDLASLTAEGRLVIEGRLKDVVIRGGDKVSAGEVEGHLLAHPEVARAAVVPVPDEFLGERIYAFLVHRDDKPALPELKRALHERGLAEFKLPDRVEYVEAFPLTPLGKVDKKVLAAAAADPGLARDWAPVEPKEG; translated from the coding sequence ATGTTGGACGGATGCACGACGTGGCCGGCGGACCTCGCCGCCCGGTACGTCCGCGACGGGTTGTGGCGCGGCCAGGACCTGGGCGGGCTCCCGCGCCGGTGGGCCGAACGCTCGGGCGGCAAGACCGCGTTGGTACACGGGGAGACCCGGCTGTCGTACCGGGAGCTGGCGGACCGGATCGACCGGACGGCCGCCGGGTTCGCCGACCGGGGCATCGCGCCGGGCGACCGGGTCGTGGTGCAGCTCCCGAACACGCCGGACTTCGTGATCGTGGTGTTCGCGCTGTTCCGGGTCGGCGCCAAGCCGGTGTTCTCGTTGGCCTCGCACCGGGCCAACGAGATCCGCCACCTGCTGTCCCTGTCCGGCGCGGTCGCCTACGTGGTGCCGGGGGTGCACCGGGGCTTCGACCACGACGCGCTCGCCGCGCTGATGCTCGCCGAGGTCCCGACGCTGCGCCAGGTCTTCACCACGGGCGACGCCGGGTTCACCACACTGTCCGAAGTGGACGCCGAGCCCCAGGCGCCGCGGTCCAACGACCCGTCCGATGTCGCCTTCTTCCTGCTCTCCGGCGGCACGACCGCGTTGCCGAAGCTGATCCCCAGGACGCACGACGACTACGCGTACCAGACCCGCGCGGTCGCCGAGGTCTGCGGCGTCACGGCCGACGACGTCTACCTGGCCGCGCTGCCGGTCGAGTTCAACTTCACCTGGGGCTGCCCCGGCGTGATCGGCACGTTCGGCGTGGGCGGCACGGTCGTGCTGGCCGCCGACCCCGGTGCCGAGGACTCGTTCCGGCTGGTGGAACGCGAACGCGTCACGTTCACCTCGCTCGTCCCCACGGTCGCGCACCTGTGGCTGGAGGAACGCGAGTGGTCCACCGCGGACCTGTCGTCGCTGCGGTTCGTGCAGATCGGCGGCGCACGCCTGCAACCCGGACTCGCCGCCCGCATCGAACCCGAGCTGGGTGCCCGGCTCCAGCAGGTGTTCGGCATGGCCGAGGGCCTGCTGTCCATGACCCGCGCGGACGACGACCTCGACGCGGTCGTGCACACGCAGGGACACCCGATCTCGCCCGCCGACGAGATCCGCATCGTCGACGAGAACGACCGGGAGGTACCCGCCGGCGTCGCGGGCGAGCTGCTCACCCGTGGTCCCTACACCCTGCGCGGCTACTACCGCGCCGACGAGCACAACAAGCGCGCGTTCACCGCCGACGGCTTCTACCGCAGCGGCGACCTGGCCAGCCTCACGGCCGAAGGGCGGCTGGTCATCGAGGGCCGGCTCAAGGACGTCGTGATCCGGGGCGGCGACAAGGTCTCCGCGGGCGAGGTGGAGGGCCACCTGCTCGCCCACCCCGAGGTGGCGCGGGCGGCGGTCGTGCCGGTGCCCGACGAGTTCCTCGGCGAGCGGATCTACGCGTTCCTCGTGCACCGCGACGACAAGCCCGCGCTGCCCGAGCTGAAGCGCGCCCTGCACGAGCGCGGCCTCGCGGAGTTCAAGCTCCCAGACCGCGTCGAGTACGTCGAAGCGTTCCCGCTGACCCCGCTGGGGAAGGTGGACAAGAAGGTCCTGGCCGCCGCGGCGGCCGACCCCGGACTCGCCCGCGACTGGGCACCCGTCGAACCGAAGGAAGGCTGA
- a CDS encoding amidohydrolase family protein has protein sequence MAALLVTGGTLYPADAAASVIPDGAVLVEDGRITAVGPAAEVAAPADAQVVDATGTMILPGFVNAHWHDLFALRFPLRGALRPPHDRDDKPAFLALGGDLHQVTTTFDAFAGRIALLDPDEAAAIARYSLWTQLRSGVTTLGDVGSFNRPDALADAALFLGVRASVSTWASDAVCEAGATRFRRTRDADGVLAEIEALLQRAEADTTGLLRARPTAVYGVNMTDELGRGLADLAARHDVPFATHVGALRNEPEVSRTYFGASPVRRLADLGLLGPRTMAVHTAFVDEDERKLLVDNEVHISISPAKYGHAGESTLTETGLVPVLRRAGLDVSLSTDGGAVPVGGMAEAMKAAYQAFNELAADPTDLRPTDALAMATSVAARGLDWAGEIGSLEVGKRGDLVLVPADDWRYLLNPRPLEGFLALGGSTDVDTVIVDGKVLVRGGRAVLVDETELEADYLDAVGSFSVRVLGVPPEVVRAATGRRATKGV, from the coding sequence ATGGCCGCCCTGCTGGTCACCGGCGGGACCCTCTACCCGGCCGACGCCGCCGCGTCGGTGATCCCGGACGGCGCGGTGCTGGTGGAGGACGGCCGGATCACGGCCGTCGGTCCCGCCGCCGAGGTCGCCGCGCCCGCCGACGCGCAGGTCGTCGACGCGACCGGGACGATGATCCTGCCCGGTTTCGTCAACGCCCACTGGCACGACCTGTTCGCGTTGCGCTTCCCGCTGCGGGGTGCGCTGCGCCCGCCGCACGACCGCGACGACAAGCCCGCGTTCCTGGCCCTGGGCGGCGACCTGCACCAGGTGACCACGACGTTCGACGCGTTCGCCGGCCGGATCGCGCTCCTGGACCCGGACGAGGCCGCCGCGATCGCCCGCTACTCGCTGTGGACCCAGTTGCGGTCCGGCGTCACGACGCTCGGCGACGTCGGTTCGTTCAACCGGCCCGATGCGCTCGCCGACGCCGCGCTGTTCCTCGGCGTGCGCGCCTCGGTCAGCACGTGGGCGAGCGACGCGGTCTGCGAGGCGGGTGCCACCCGGTTCCGCCGCACCCGCGACGCGGACGGCGTGCTCGCGGAGATCGAGGCCCTGCTCCAGCGTGCCGAGGCCGACACCACCGGCCTGCTGCGCGCCCGACCCACCGCCGTCTACGGCGTGAACATGACCGACGAGCTGGGCCGGGGGCTCGCCGACCTGGCGGCCCGCCACGACGTGCCGTTCGCCACGCACGTCGGCGCCCTGCGCAACGAACCGGAGGTGTCCCGGACCTACTTCGGCGCGAGTCCCGTGCGCCGGCTCGCCGACCTCGGTCTGCTCGGCCCGCGCACCATGGCCGTGCACACCGCGTTCGTCGACGAGGACGAGCGGAAGCTCTTGGTGGACAACGAGGTCCACATCAGCATCTCGCCCGCCAAGTACGGCCACGCGGGCGAGTCCACGCTCACGGAGACCGGTCTCGTACCGGTGCTGCGCCGGGCCGGGCTGGACGTGTCGCTGTCCACCGACGGCGGCGCCGTGCCGGTCGGCGGCATGGCCGAGGCGATGAAGGCGGCGTACCAGGCGTTCAACGAACTGGCCGCCGACCCGACCGACCTGCGGCCCACCGACGCCCTGGCCATGGCCACGAGCGTCGCCGCGCGTGGCCTCGACTGGGCCGGCGAGATCGGCAGCCTGGAGGTCGGCAAGCGCGGCGACCTCGTGCTCGTGCCCGCCGACGACTGGCGCTACCTGCTCAACCCGCGCCCCCTGGAGGGCTTCCTCGCCCTCGGCGGCTCGACCGACGTCGACACCGTGATCGTCGACGGGAAGGTCCTGGTGCGCGGCGGGCGCGCGGTCCTGGTGGACGAAACGGAACTGGAAGCGGACTACCTCGACGCGGTCGGGTCGTTCTCGGTGCGGGTGCTCGGGGTCCCTCCCGAGGTTGTCCGCGCGGCGACCGGTCGGCGCGCGACGAAAGGGGTGTGA
- a CDS encoding salicylate synthase, with amino-acid sequence MSTHYFETQVPLTADPVTVATRLAASGLHDSYVVYETGGTWAYAGGVRAELTLDRTGAVLKQENAPDTVLPWSDKPLHQVSRLLDAVTIPGWRAYGWATFELSYAKDGDLDHVSANRLLHLIVPKAEVRIIAGAAHLRAADQRTMTDLIDTVTADTVSEENTPRPLDVRGLGVDQYQRSVQLAVDSINAGDLHKVILSRVVDVDYDVDLVATYQVGREGNNPARSFLLDLGGIEATGFSPEIVVKVSADGRVVSQPLAGTRALTPDLVVNEKLRNDLFGSAKEVYEHAISVKVGTDELTDVCRPGSIEVPEFMAIKERGTCQHLASQVAGLLADGFATWDAFGAVFPAVTASGVPKVAAYEAIRNFEAESRGLYSGAVLTVDHTGEMDAALVLRSAYRQDGRTWLRAGAGIVGQSTPEREYEETCEKLDSVARYLVPASGGRAG; translated from the coding sequence ATGAGCACCCACTACTTCGAGACGCAGGTCCCCCTGACCGCCGACCCCGTCACGGTCGCCACCCGCCTCGCCGCGTCCGGACTCCACGACTCCTACGTCGTGTACGAGACCGGCGGCACGTGGGCCTACGCGGGCGGCGTGCGCGCCGAGCTGACGCTGGACCGCACCGGTGCCGTCCTGAAGCAGGAGAACGCCCCCGACACCGTCCTGCCCTGGAGCGACAAGCCGCTGCACCAGGTCTCCCGCCTGCTCGACGCCGTGACGATCCCCGGCTGGCGGGCCTACGGCTGGGCCACGTTCGAGCTGTCCTACGCCAAGGACGGCGACCTCGACCACGTCAGCGCCAACCGCCTGCTGCACCTGATCGTCCCGAAGGCCGAGGTCCGCATCATCGCGGGCGCCGCCCACCTGCGCGCCGCCGACCAGCGGACCATGACCGACCTGATCGACACCGTCACCGCCGACACCGTGTCCGAGGAGAACACCCCGCGACCGCTGGACGTCCGCGGCCTGGGCGTCGACCAGTACCAGCGTTCCGTCCAGCTCGCCGTCGACTCCATCAACGCCGGCGACCTGCACAAGGTCATCCTGTCCCGGGTCGTCGACGTGGACTACGACGTCGACCTCGTCGCCACCTACCAGGTCGGCCGCGAGGGCAACAACCCCGCGCGCTCCTTCCTGCTCGACCTCGGCGGCATCGAGGCCACCGGCTTCAGCCCCGAGATCGTCGTCAAGGTCTCCGCGGACGGCCGCGTGGTCAGCCAGCCGCTGGCCGGCACCCGCGCGCTCACGCCCGACCTGGTGGTCAACGAGAAGCTGCGCAACGACCTGTTCGGCTCGGCCAAGGAGGTCTACGAGCACGCCATCTCGGTGAAGGTCGGCACGGACGAGCTGACCGACGTCTGCCGGCCCGGCTCGATCGAGGTGCCGGAGTTCATGGCCATCAAGGAGCGCGGCACGTGCCAGCACCTGGCCTCGCAGGTCGCGGGCTTGCTGGCCGACGGGTTCGCCACCTGGGACGCGTTCGGCGCGGTGTTCCCCGCCGTCACGGCCTCGGGCGTGCCGAAGGTCGCCGCGTACGAGGCGATCCGCAACTTCGAGGCCGAGAGCCGCGGCCTGTACAGCGGCGCGGTGCTCACCGTCGACCACACCGGCGAGATGGACGCGGCCCTGGTGCTGCGGTCCGCGTACCGCCAGGACGGCCGCACGTGGCTGCGCGCGGGCGCGGGCATCGTCGGCCAGTCCACGCCCGAGCGCGAGTACGAGGAGACCTGCGAGAAGCTGGACAGCGTCGCCCGCTACCTGGTCCCGGCGTCGGGAGGGCGGGCGGGATGA
- a CDS encoding response regulator transcription factor, translating to MIKVVLAEDVQMVRGALVALLDLEPDIEVVASVATGDEIVPVVTREKPDVAVLDIDLPGLDGLSAAALIHQTVPQTRTLILTSLGRPGTLRRALTARVNGFILKDAPIDRLADAIRGVAVGRRVIESQLALAAWEGDECPLTPRELEVLRLAADGADAMEIARALFLSVGTIRNYLTTVTMKLEARNRVDAIRIARTAGWL from the coding sequence ATGATCAAGGTTGTGCTCGCCGAGGACGTGCAAATGGTGCGCGGCGCACTCGTCGCCCTGCTCGACCTCGAACCCGACATCGAGGTGGTCGCCTCGGTCGCCACCGGCGACGAGATCGTCCCGGTCGTCACCCGCGAGAAACCCGACGTGGCCGTGCTCGACATCGACCTGCCCGGCCTCGACGGCCTGTCCGCGGCGGCGCTGATCCACCAGACCGTGCCGCAGACCCGCACGCTGATCCTCACCAGCCTGGGCAGACCGGGGACCCTGCGCCGGGCACTCACCGCGCGGGTCAACGGTTTCATCCTGAAAGACGCCCCGATCGACCGGCTCGCCGACGCGATCCGGGGCGTGGCGGTGGGCCGCCGGGTGATCGAGTCCCAACTCGCGCTCGCCGCGTGGGAGGGCGACGAATGCCCGCTGACGCCCCGCGAACTGGAGGTCTTACGGCTCGCGGCCGACGGCGCGGACGCCATGGAGATCGCCCGCGCCCTGTTCCTGTCGGTCGGGACGATCCGCAACTACCTGACCACCGTGACCATGAAACTCGAGGCGCGCAACCGCGTCGACGCCATCCGGATCGCCCGCACCGCGGGCTGGCTCTAG
- a CDS encoding ketoacyl-ACP synthase III family protein, translated as MRADDVYLAGVGVHLPPAVPTAHAVARGDYPEADRNAAGYRSVLVAGDLPAPDMAVDAARAALRHAGLPADAFGALIHSTTYHQGPDGWSAPHYVLRETLDRPISAVELRQGCVGMISALELAVHRLTADREHDAVLLTTADNFSVPIVDRWRAAKLFVLGDGGAAAVVSRRGGFARVLSVAAYSNPGMEALHRGGERLFPPGITRGISLNFEERSDYWRAQWAKGVTPPMGHLGECVAGAADRALADAGIDLAKIARVCHVGFARGPLHAIYLDALGIEPERGTWEVTSRTGHVGAADPFIGLEHLWRTGEVGPGDHVLLIANAPGMEAGCAVLEIVEPPETEE; from the coding sequence ATGAGGGCCGACGACGTCTACCTCGCCGGGGTCGGCGTCCACCTGCCGCCCGCCGTGCCGACCGCGCACGCGGTCGCGCGGGGCGACTACCCCGAGGCCGACCGGAACGCCGCCGGCTACCGGAGCGTGCTCGTCGCGGGCGACCTGCCCGCACCCGACATGGCCGTGGACGCGGCCCGCGCGGCACTGCGCCACGCGGGCCTGCCCGCCGACGCGTTCGGCGCGCTGATCCACAGCACCACCTACCACCAGGGGCCGGACGGCTGGTCCGCGCCGCACTACGTGCTGCGGGAGACGCTCGACCGCCCGATCTCCGCGGTCGAACTGCGCCAGGGCTGCGTGGGCATGATCTCCGCGCTGGAACTGGCCGTGCACCGGCTGACCGCCGATCGCGAGCACGACGCCGTCCTGCTCACCACGGCGGACAACTTCTCCGTGCCGATCGTGGACCGGTGGCGGGCGGCCAAGCTGTTCGTGCTCGGCGACGGCGGTGCGGCGGCGGTCGTGTCGCGCCGCGGCGGGTTCGCCCGCGTGCTGTCGGTCGCCGCGTACAGCAACCCCGGCATGGAGGCGTTGCACCGCGGTGGCGAGCGACTCTTCCCGCCCGGCATCACGCGGGGGATCTCGCTCAACTTCGAGGAGCGCAGCGACTACTGGCGTGCGCAGTGGGCCAAGGGCGTCACGCCGCCCATGGGGCACCTGGGCGAGTGCGTCGCGGGTGCCGCGGACCGGGCGTTGGCCGACGCCGGGATCGACCTGGCCAAGATCGCGCGGGTCTGCCACGTCGGCTTCGCGCGCGGTCCGCTGCACGCCATCTACCTGGACGCCCTGGGCATCGAGCCCGAGCGGGGCACCTGGGAGGTCACCTCCCGGACCGGGCACGTGGGCGCGGCCGACCCGTTCATCGGCCTGGAACACCTGTGGCGCACCGGCGAGGTGGGGCCCGGCGACCACGTGCTGCTGATCGCGAACGCGCCCGGCATGGAGGCCGGCTGCGCCGTGCTGGAGATCGTCGAACCGCCCGAGACCGAGGAGTGA
- a CDS encoding anthranilate synthase family protein has translation MTAWLDRVLAPDAPAFALLHRPGSVGADRVDLLFGDVREVDLIADIALPADDVRDRHDVLAVLPYRQIRERGFDHADDGEPLITLTVADQRVLPYAEVLDTLPDAPIDLGAGGFDLDDERYADLVRRVVTEEIGRGTGANFVLKRSFTAEITNWSRRTALAFFRRLLGRDPGAYWTFLVCAGGRTFVGSSPERHVSLDAGLAVMNPISGTYRYPEAGPDPAEVLRFLADAKEANELYMVLDEELKMMGRVCDLGARARGPYLKPMNRLAHTEYLIEGRTTADVRDVLRQTLFAPTVTGGPLESACRVISRYEPGGRGYYAGVVALFGRDAAGERSLDSAILIRTAEVSASGRMTIGVGATLVRDSSPESEAAETRAKAAGLLAALRGEDPPAAFARVPELGADPAVRAALAERNVPLADFWFEDPATRSRRVPAAVGRRILVVDAEDTFTAMARTLLRAVGFDVSVARFDEAYAVDGYDLVIVGPGPGDPNDVTHPKIAALRGLVTTLLARGIPFFAVCLGHQVLSTLLGLSVRRREVPNQGVQRKIDFFGRTELVGFYNTFSARTTADRVPCAARGGVVEVFREEDEVHALRGPGFASVQCHLASVLTRNGAEILGEILGDLTADAR, from the coding sequence ATGACCGCCTGGCTCGACCGCGTGCTCGCACCGGACGCCCCGGCGTTCGCGCTGCTGCACCGGCCCGGCTCGGTCGGCGCGGACCGCGTCGACCTGCTGTTCGGCGACGTGCGCGAGGTCGACCTGATCGCCGACATCGCGCTGCCGGCGGACGACGTCCGCGACCGGCACGACGTGCTCGCGGTGCTGCCGTACCGGCAGATCCGGGAACGGGGCTTCGACCACGCCGACGACGGCGAGCCGCTGATCACGCTCACCGTCGCCGACCAGCGTGTGCTGCCCTACGCCGAGGTCCTCGACACGCTGCCCGACGCGCCGATCGACCTGGGCGCGGGCGGGTTCGACCTGGACGACGAGCGGTACGCCGACCTGGTGCGGCGGGTGGTCACCGAGGAGATCGGGCGCGGCACGGGCGCGAACTTCGTCCTCAAGCGCTCGTTCACCGCCGAGATCACCAACTGGTCCCGGCGCACCGCGCTGGCGTTCTTCCGCCGGTTGCTCGGCCGCGATCCCGGTGCCTACTGGACGTTCCTGGTGTGCGCCGGCGGCCGGACGTTCGTCGGGTCCTCGCCGGAGCGGCACGTCAGCCTGGACGCCGGCCTGGCCGTGATGAACCCGATCAGCGGCACCTACCGGTACCCGGAGGCCGGGCCCGACCCGGCCGAGGTGCTGCGGTTCCTGGCCGACGCCAAGGAGGCCAACGAGCTGTACATGGTGCTGGACGAGGAACTGAAGATGATGGGCCGGGTGTGCGACCTCGGCGCCCGCGCGCGCGGCCCGTACCTCAAGCCGATGAACCGGTTGGCGCACACCGAATACCTCATCGAGGGCCGCACGACGGCCGACGTGCGCGACGTGCTGCGGCAGACGCTGTTCGCGCCGACGGTCACCGGTGGTCCACTGGAGAGCGCCTGTCGGGTGATCTCCCGGTACGAGCCGGGCGGACGCGGCTACTACGCCGGTGTGGTCGCGTTGTTCGGTCGGGACGCGGCGGGGGAGCGGTCGCTGGACTCGGCGATCCTGATCCGCACCGCCGAGGTGTCGGCGTCCGGGCGGATGACCATCGGCGTCGGCGCCACGCTGGTGCGCGACTCGTCGCCGGAGTCCGAGGCGGCCGAGACGCGGGCCAAGGCGGCGGGTCTGCTGGCCGCGCTGCGCGGGGAGGACCCGCCGGCCGCGTTCGCCCGCGTGCCCGAGCTGGGCGCGGACCCGGCCGTGCGCGCCGCGTTGGCGGAACGCAACGTGCCGTTGGCCGACTTCTGGTTCGAGGACCCGGCGACCCGGTCCCGGCGCGTGCCGGCGGCGGTCGGGCGGCGGATCCTGGTCGTCGACGCCGAGGACACGTTCACGGCCATGGCGCGGACGTTGCTGCGGGCGGTCGGGTTCGACGTGTCCGTGGCCCGGTTCGACGAGGCGTACGCGGTCGACGGGTACGACCTGGTGATCGTGGGACCGGGGCCGGGCGATCCCAACGACGTGACCCACCCGAAGATCGCGGCGCTGCGGGGGCTGGTGACGACCCTGCTGGCGCGCGGCATCCCGTTCTTCGCCGTCTGCCTGGGACACCAGGTGCTCAGCACGCTGCTCGGGTTGTCGGTGCGCCGCCGCGAGGTGCCCAACCAGGGCGTCCAGCGCAAGATCGACTTTTTCGGGCGGACCGAGTTGGTGGGCTTCTACAACACCTTCTCGGCCCGGACGACGGCCGACCGCGTGCCGTGCGCGGCGCGCGGCGGCGTGGTGGAGGTGTTCCGGGAGGAGGACGAGGTGCACGCCTTGCGCGGCCCGGGGTTCGCGTCGGTCCAGTGCCACCTGGCGTCCGTGTTGACCCGCAATGGTGCGGAGATCCTCGGGGAAATCCTGGGCGATCTGACGGCGGACGCGCGGTGA
- a CDS encoding phosphopantetheine-binding protein translates to MPPNTLGPSTADSLREIVAGIVGTTAADIAGDANLVFLGLGSLELMRLVTRWRREGLAIEFSELAAEPTIDAWAAYLDRTRGAD, encoded by the coding sequence ATGCCCCCGAACACGCTCGGACCGTCCACAGCGGACTCGTTGCGCGAGATCGTCGCGGGCATCGTCGGCACGACCGCCGCCGACATCGCGGGCGACGCCAACCTGGTCTTCCTGGGCCTGGGCTCCCTGGAGCTGATGCGCCTGGTCACCCGGTGGCGGCGCGAGGGCCTCGCGATCGAGTTCTCCGAACTGGCCGCCGAGCCCACGATCGACGCCTGGGCCGCCTACCTCGACCGCACGCGGGGGGCCGACTGA
- a CDS encoding 2,3-dihydro-2,3-dihydroxybenzoate dehydrogenase: MSGKIALVTGAAGGIGTAVVRALTAEGQAVAALDADAEALALLVKTLVADGGTVRGYPVDVSSAAAVTDVVTRVEDELGPIDGLVNAAGVLRIAEALDLRDEDWDITFAVNTTGVFNVSRAVARRMVTRAHGAIVTVASNAASTPRWNMAAYAASKAASSSFTKCLGLELAGYGIRCNVVAPGSTDTPMLTSLWSEAADAALRASIDGIPGQYRVGIPLGRLARPEQVADAVLFLLSDRASHITLHELTVDGGAALGN; this comes from the coding sequence ATGTCCGGGAAGATCGCCCTGGTCACCGGCGCGGCCGGTGGCATCGGAACGGCCGTGGTGCGCGCGCTCACGGCGGAGGGGCAGGCCGTCGCCGCCCTCGACGCGGACGCCGAGGCCTTGGCGCTGCTGGTGAAGACGCTCGTCGCCGACGGCGGCACGGTCCGCGGCTACCCCGTGGACGTCTCGTCGGCCGCCGCCGTGACCGACGTGGTCACGCGGGTGGAGGACGAACTCGGCCCGATCGACGGACTGGTGAACGCGGCCGGTGTGCTGCGCATCGCCGAGGCCCTCGACCTGCGCGACGAGGACTGGGACATCACGTTCGCGGTCAACACCACGGGCGTGTTCAACGTCAGCCGGGCCGTGGCCCGGCGGATGGTCACCCGCGCGCACGGCGCGATCGTCACGGTCGCGTCCAACGCGGCGAGCACACCGCGCTGGAACATGGCCGCCTACGCCGCGTCCAAGGCCGCGTCGAGCAGCTTCACCAAGTGCCTCGGCCTGGAACTGGCCGGGTACGGCATCCGCTGCAACGTCGTGGCACCCGGTTCGACCGACACGCCCATGCTGACCTCGCTGTGGTCCGAGGCCGCCGACGCCGCCCTGCGGGCGTCCATCGACGGCATCCCCGGCCAGTACCGGGTGGGCATCCCGCTGGGCCGGCTGGCCCGGCCCGAGCAGGTGGCCGACGCCGTGCTGTTCCTGCTGTCCGACCGCGCCTCGCACATCACCCTGCACGAGCTGACCGTCGACGGCGGCGCCGCGCTCGGCAACTGA
- a CDS encoding isochorismatase family protein — translation MAIPVIEPYPMPAEHELPENIARWTIDPARAVLLVHDMQNFFLRPFQTGQAPMSDLVTHVRALRERFTALGAPVAYTAQPGGMTDGQRGLLKDFWGPGMTTDPEHKAILAGLEPGPDDIVLTKWRPSAFCRTDLLERMRAGGRDQLVICGVYAHVGILMTAHEGFSHDIQTFLVADAIADFSSEYHRMALDYAAARCSVAVSTRIALGMIGGDGR, via the coding sequence ATGGCCATCCCGGTGATCGAGCCGTACCCCATGCCGGCCGAGCACGAGCTGCCCGAGAACATCGCCCGCTGGACGATCGACCCCGCGCGTGCCGTGCTGCTGGTGCACGACATGCAGAACTTCTTCCTCCGTCCCTTCCAGACCGGCCAGGCGCCGATGTCCGACCTGGTCACCCACGTGCGCGCGTTGCGCGAGCGGTTCACCGCGCTGGGTGCGCCGGTCGCGTACACCGCGCAGCCGGGTGGCATGACCGACGGCCAACGCGGTCTGCTCAAGGACTTCTGGGGTCCGGGCATGACCACCGACCCCGAGCACAAGGCGATCCTGGCCGGTCTCGAACCCGGGCCGGACGACATCGTGCTCACCAAGTGGCGGCCCAGCGCGTTCTGCCGCACGGACCTGTTGGAGCGCATGCGCGCCGGCGGTCGCGACCAGTTGGTGATCTGCGGCGTCTACGCGCACGTCGGCATCCTCATGACCGCGCACGAGGGCTTCTCCCACGACATCCAGACGTTCCTCGTGGCCGACGCGATCGCCGACTTCTCCTCGGAGTACCACCGGATGGCGCTGGACTACGCGGCGGCGCGCTGCTCGGTCGCCGTGTCCACGCGCATCGCCCTGGGCATGATCGGGGGTGACGGGCGATGA